AATTTAAAAACTAAAAGATTATGAAAGTAAAAAATTTATTGATATTATTTTTCACTTCGGTGTTGATATTATCTTGTAACAAAACATCATCAGAGAGCAAAGAAAATGCTTCTCAATTAAATGATACTGTATCTATACCAAAAGATTCAGCATCTCAGACAAAAAATAATACTAAATATACTCCACGTGGTGGTACGTTCGGAGCATTAGATGAAGATGGACATAATTCACTTAGAAATGACTATGATAAGATTTTTAATGGATCTAATTTACAGACAAAGGTCTTTGAGATCAATAGCGCTTCATTTAATGAAGTGGTGAACAAATATAATACATCTAAAAAATTTCTTGATATTTATTTTATTTTGGATAAAACGGGGCAAAGAAATCTGATGTTTAAATTTACCAGTGAGCCTAAAGGAGAAAATTTTGTGTTGAAAAGTGGTGATCATCAGTATATAATTGTTAATAAAGATTTACAACCTGCAGACAGTGAGAAGTTATTAGATTTGAATGGGAAATTTGAAACCAAGTATGCAAATGAATTAGGATTATCACCTAGCCAACCTACAACGATTCTTGTAAGAGATGTTTTAGCTGATATAAATGATGTTTATGGTACATTAAAGATTTACCCATGTCTTGATAGTGGTAGAATAAGTCTTACAAGTGAATATAAAGATGCATCAGGAAAGACAATTTATGGTAACCGAGGATCATTATATCCTTAATCATGATACTTTATATATACTTTTTTATTTTTTTTTGCTGTGTGGTATTTTCACTGGCACAAAAGATTAAGGGTATCAATAATGATTATCTTTATATTTATTTAACGTTGATATTTTTAATAGATTTCAGCGTTTTACTTTTTGCAAAATTTTTTAAAACTGATATCACGGGAATTTATTTTTTTTCTGATTTAACTACTATACTTTTTACCTATTTATATTTTGTGCTGCAATTTTCCAAGGAGAGAAAAATACTAGTGTTAACTGTCCTATGTTTAGTTTTTCTATTTTTAAATATAGCGAACTGGTCAAAAAAAAATTACGAAGATTCCTGGGGGCTGATAAGTTGTTTTTACACCATTTTTGTATGTCTGTTTGGATTTTATAAAATAATTGAAAGCAGTTCAAGCTCGGATAAAAAAATTCAAGATCTTCCATTTTTTTGGTATGGTACTGCGATGCTTTTATGGTGTGTAATTTTTTTATTAAGAATAGTTCCAAGGTTCTATTTTCAGAATACAGATAAGCTATTTATGGACGGAGTAAGAAATTTCTTTGGTGTTATAAACATTATTACTTATTGTTTGTTTTTTTACTTATTGTTAAAGTATAATAAAAATAAAAGAAATGTTGTATTTTGATAATCCTATTAAAACTACATATATTGTCACAATAGTAGTATCATTATTGTTGGTGAGTTTCATCGTTTTTGTGATTGTAACTTATAATAGACGTCAATTATTAAATCTCAAAGAAAAACAACTTCAACAGGCTGAATACGAAAACCAGCTCCTCCAAAAAGAACTAGAAAAACAAAAATCCATAGAAAAAGAACGGGAACGAATCTCCCATGACATGCATGACGATCTCGGAGCGGGAATCTCAGCATTGAAACTTCAGGCGGAATTCCTCAAACAAAAAGCAGAGGATGAAGATCTTCAGAATGATATTAATGAGCTTTTGAAAACCTCAGAAGAAATGAATCTTTCCATGCGGGAAATGCTGTGGAGCCTGAACTCAGGGAACGATACGCTGGGAAACTTTATAGACTATGCCGTGCAATATGCTGATGGCTTTCTGAAAAGAACCAAAATAAAACTTTGGACAGAAAGTATAGACGTCATCACTGAAACCCCGATTTCTACGGAATTGAGACGAAACCTGTTCCTATGCCTCAAAGAAGCGGTGAATAACGCATACAAACACAGTCAGGCAGATACCTTGAAAATTTCTTTTTTTCAGGAGAAAAACGTTTTCCTGATGAACATTAAAGATAATGGAAAAGGAGTCCCTGAAGAACATGCTGAAGGAAACGGCCTCCGGAATATGAAACGCAGAATGCAGGAACAGGAAGGAGAGTGCCAGATGGTCACCTCTGAATCAGGAACCCATCTGATTTTCAAAATTTTATTATATATTTAAATATAAAACCTAAAAACAAATAACATGGAAACACAAGCTGTATTGAATGATTTGAATAATCATAAAATAAGCACAGAGCTGATGACAAAAATGAGAAATGGATTTTTAGAATCAGATTTAGCCCGGAATGAAAAACTCAATAAACATTTTTCCCTATCTCAGGAATGCCTTAAGTTTATTCAGTCACAGGAAGAATGCAAAGAACTTATTGTAGAAATATCTGAAATCAAAGGAGAGTTGGAACTCTTAGTGAGTTTGGATAGAGAGTCGGAAATAAGATATAATTTATTCAATGTAGAAGCTCCAAGGGAAATACAGAACGACGAGTATAATATCTATAAGAATGATTTCGAAAAAAATAGTTCCGTGATATTAGATCATTTTATTTCTAAAGCAACTCAGGGATTGAAAGAAAAGAATACAAGAAAAATTTTTCTCCCTAAAGATCTTTTTATGAATGATGCTCAGATCATTCTATTGCCTGCATTGGTCACTCTTTTTGATATGGGAGATGAATATGAATTAAAATATTTCCAGCAGCTTACCTATGTCATCAATATAAAACCCAATAATAGCTGGGACATAGAGGAGTGGTTTGACAGAAATGGTTTATGCCCTCCAGGCTGCTAATATTTTCCGGAATTCAATATCATCATTAAAACTATAATAAAAGCATCATTTCATTGAAGTGATGCTGTTTTGTTTTTAGAATCACCCTTTTGTGTAATTGACATGGAATCTTTTTAGAAGGAAATTTGAGTAAACCAACTAAGGCATGGAAACTCCCTTCCTGAATTAATTTAAAAAAATAAAAACCATGGATTTATCGTATATCACATTGATAATGCTGTTTACAGGCATTTTAGGAGGTGTCGTCAATTATTATTCCGACGCTAATAAACAGACAGGAAACGAATCAACAGTCAAACTGAGATCAAAAGGTGTGTGCATCCTTTTTGGAATTGCAGCCACTATTCTCGTTCCTTTGTTTCTCAAATTTGCAGAAAGTAAGCTTCTGGATGGAATTCGGCTTCATGATAAGGCTTCACAATCGGAACAGAAATCGCCAGTCGGTATTAAAGCAAAACCGGCCGCTCATGTAATGTCAAAATCGGATTCTCTGCAGTCTAAACCTCAGATTAAAGAACCCATAACAGCAAAGCAGGACCAATCTAAAAGCACTTCTGAAGAAAATTCTTTAGCTTCCGATTATCTGATCTGGACGGCCTATTGCCTTCTTGCCGCATGTGCCGGAATGAGATTTATTGATCTTCTGATGTCCCGGGTAATTTCTAAGGAGTATATCAAGCAGGCAGAAACTACGATTAATGAGCAGAATAAAGAAATCAAAGATCTGAAGAAAGAATCAGTAATTGCCGAAAATAATTACAAAGTAAGCGAGCCTCTTCAGCTTCAGATGGCATCACAGGCCAGCGTCCTTAAAAGCGGTATCAGTACGGGAGAACAAAGTAAAATGTTACTTTCCCAG
This region of Chryseobacterium vaccae genomic DNA includes:
- a CDS encoding sensor histidine kinase, giving the protein MLYFDNPIKTTYIVTIVVSLLLVSFIVFVIVTYNRRQLLNLKEKQLQQAEYENQLLQKELEKQKSIEKERERISHDMHDDLGAGISALKLQAEFLKQKAEDEDLQNDINELLKTSEEMNLSMREMLWSLNSGNDTLGNFIDYAVQYADGFLKRTKIKLWTESIDVITETPISTELRRNLFLCLKEAVNNAYKHSQADTLKISFFQEKNVFLMNIKDNGKGVPEEHAEGNGLRNMKRRMQEQEGECQMVTSESGTHLIFKILLYI
- a CDS encoding YEATS-associated helix-containing protein encodes the protein MDLSYITLIMLFTGILGGVVNYYSDANKQTGNESTVKLRSKGVCILFGIAATILVPLFLKFAESKLLDGIRLHDKASQSEQKSPVGIKAKPAAHVMSKSDSLQSKPQIKEPITAKQDQSKSTSEENSLASDYLIWTAYCLLAACAGMRFIDLLMSRVISKEYIKQAETTINEQNKEIKDLKKESVIAENNYKVSEPLQLQMASQASVLKSGISTGEQSKMLLSQLPPITHANDPQKGRFGGKNNVNGKTLSVDYDSYIIPGFLNLTIKVSADEGELTSDVYLFLHNSFARSIIHLEGYGKKEVEYKIPSYGAFTIGAILDNGDTLLELDIAELKNFPESFRNR